In Oncorhynchus gorbuscha isolate QuinsamMale2020 ecotype Even-year linkage group LG08, OgorEven_v1.0, whole genome shotgun sequence, one genomic interval encodes:
- the LOC124041430 gene encoding eukaryotic translation initiation factor 3 subunit A-like isoform X4: protein MPAYFQRPENALKRANEFLEVGKKQPALDVLYDVIKSKKHRTWQKIHEPIMVKYLELCVDLRKSHLAKEGLYQYKNICQQVNIKSLEDVVRAYLKLAEEKTETAKGESQQMVLDIEDLDNIQTPESVLLSAVSGEDTQDRTDRLLLTPWVKFLWESYRQCLDLLRNNSKVERLYHDIAQQAFKFCLQYTRKAEFRKLCDNLRMHLGQIQRHHNQSTAINLNNPESQSMHLETRLVQLDSAIAMELWQEAFKAVEDIHGLFALSKKPPKPQLMANYYNKVSTVFWKSGNALFHACTLHRLYHLSREMRKNLTQEEMQRMSTRVLLATLSIPITPERTDIARLLDMDGIIVEKHRRLATLLGLQSPPTRQSLINDMVRFNLLQYIVPEVKELYNWLEMEFHPLKLSGRVAKVLNWVRDQSEKEADLQQYVPHLQSNTILRLLQQVAQIYQSIEFSRLASLVPFVDAFQLERSIVDAARHCDLQVRIDHTTRNLSFGSDLNYSTKEDSPVGPFLQNMPSAQIRNQLTAMSSSLAKAIQVIKPASMLQEREEQSHLAITAYLKNGRKEHQRILARRQTIEERKERLENLNIQREKEELEQREAELQKVRKAEEERLRQEAKEREKERIMQEHEQIKKKTVRERLEQIKKTELGAKAFKYFDIENLEDLDPDFIMSKQVEQLEKEKRELQDRLKNQEKKIDYFERAKRLEEIPLIKKAYEEQRVKDMELWELQEEERISNMKVEREKALEHKQRMSRMMQDKENFVGKITDARSFIYEEKLKQFQERLVEERTKRREERKIHRKEDRRNTFYRNKEEEAQRIHEEQLKKEREERERIEQEAREAEEAVYQERLAKLEEQERKQRARQQEIEERERRREEEMRAPARSEEKPRGEAKDWGAEKEEGGGGWRRRTEVESERRRPVPDNVTVQAKDWRAEGREDVGEDRDREPPFRRGGDGPRRGGDDDRGPPRRGFGDDDRPLRRGMDEDRPPRRTFGDDDRGPRRGGDEDRGPRRGFDDGPRRGMDESRGPRRGADDDTWGPRRGGDDERGGPRDDKPWKPAVRPGGGWREREKAREESWGPPREGGGRKEDEEGEREEREEKQESERFPERRPPRSDTQEEGSGGGGAWRRPGADEAPKKSWRDSVRQEEPAREDRPPIRRERPDRRDDRDRPPPSREPEEGGSSWRRAGDDKREERKEERPIPPRPREGEREEDGEKSSWRSEKDKENAGRPKKTTDETDDDGWTTVARR, encoded by the exons ATGCCGGCATATTTCCAACGACCGGAGAATGCTCTCAAACGAGCAAATG AGTTCTTGGAGGTTGGCAAAAAGCAGCCAGCTTTGGATGTCTTGTACGATGTCATCAAGAGCAAAAAGCATCGAACATGGCAGAAGATCCACGAGCCCATCATGGTCAAGTACCTGGAGCTCTGTGTTGACCTGCGCAAGAGCCACCTGGCAAAGGAGGGTCTCTACCAGTACAAGAACATCTGCCAGCAG GTGAACATCAAATCCCTCGAGGATGTGGTTCGAGCCTACCTGAAGTTGGCCGAGGAGAAGACCGAGACCGCCAAGGGGGAGTCACAGCAGATGGTCCTGGACATTGAGGACCTTGACAACATCCAGACTCCTGAGag TGTACTTCTGAGTGCTGTGAGTGGTGAAGACACCCAGGATCGTACAGACCGTCTGCTGCTCACTCCTTGGGTGAAATTTCTGTGGGAATCCTACCGCCAATGCCTGGACCTGCTGCGTAACAACTCCAAGGTGGAGCGCCTATACCATGACATTGCCCAACAAG CTTTCAAGTTCTGCCTTCAGTACACCCGTAAGGCAGAGTTCCGGAAGCTGTGCGACAATCTACGCATGCATCTGGGTCAGATCCAGCGCCACCACAACCAGAGTACGGCCATCAACCTGAACAACCCTGAGAGCCAGTCTATGCACCTGGAGACACGCCTGGTGCAGCTGGACAGTGCCATCGCCATGGAGCTCTGGCAG gaaGCTTTCAAGGCTGTGGAAGACATCCATGGTCTATTTGCCCTTTCCAAGAAGCCTCCCAAGCCTCAACTTATGGCCAACTACTACAACAAGGTGTCCACTGTGTTTTGGAAGTCTGGGAACGCCCTGTTCCACGCCTGCACCCTCCACCGCCTCTACCACCTCTCCAGGGAGATGCGCAAGAACCTCACCCAGGAGGAGATGCAGAG GATGTCCACAAGGGTCCTCCTTGCCACCCTGTCCATTCCAATCACCCCGGAGCGCACAGACATCGCCCGCCTGTTGGACATGGATGGTATCATCGTGGAGAAACACCGAAGGCTGGCCACACTACTGGGCCTGCAGTCCCCACCGACCCGCCAGAGCCTCATCAATGACATG GTGAGGTTCAATTTGCTGCAGTACATTGTACCTGAGGTGAAGGAGCTGTACAATTGGTTGGAGATGGAATTCCACCCACTGAAGCTGAGTGGAAGAGTAGCAAAG GTGTTGAACTGGGTGAGAGACCAGTCGGAGAAAGAGGCGGACCTCCAGCAGTACGTTCCCCACCTGCAGAGTAACACCATCCTCCGGCTGCTGCAGCAG GTGGCGCAAATTTATCAGAGCATTGAGTTCAGCCGTCTGGCCTCCCTGGTTCCATTTGTGGATGCCTTCCAGTTGGAGCGCTCCATTGTGGATGCTGCCCGACACTGCGATCTGCAG GTTCGAATTGACCACACCACTCGAAACCTGAGCTTTGGTTCAGACCTGAACTACTCAACCAAAGAAGACTCTCCTGTGGGGCCGTTCCTGCAGAACATGCCCTCGGCGCAGATCCGGAACCAGCTGACAGCCATGTCGTCCTCCTTGGCCAAGGCGATCCAGGTCATAAAGCCTGCATCCATGCTG CAAGAGCGTGAGGAGCAAAGCCATCTGGCCATCACTGCCTACCTGAAGAATGGCCGCAAGGAGCACCAGCGCATCCTGGCCCGCCGGCAGACCATCGAGGAGCGCAAAGAGCGCCTAGAGAACCTCAACATCCAGCGGGAGAAGGAGGAGCTGGAACAACGCGAGGCGGAACTGCAGAAGGTGCGCAAAGCGGAAGAGGAGCGCCTGCGCCAGGAGGCCAAGGAACGCGAGAAGGAGCGCATCATGCAGGAGCACGAGCAGATCAAGAAGAAGACGGTGCGCGAGCGGCTGGAGCAGATCAAGAAGACAGAGCTGGGAGCCAAGGCATTCAAATACTTCGATATAGAG AACCTTGAGGACCTGGACcctgacttcatcatgtccaagCAGGTAGAGCAGCTGGAGAAGGAGAAGCGAGAACTTCAAGACCGCCTGAAGAACCAGGAGAAAAAG ATTGACTACTTTGAGCGTGCCAAACGTCTGGAGGAGATCCCGTTGATCAAGAAGGCCTATGAGGAGCAGCGTGTCAAAGACATGGAGTTATGGGAGCtccaagaggaggagagg atCAGCAACATGAAGGTGGAGCGTGAGAAGGCCTTGGAGCACAAACAGAGGATGTCCAGAATGATGCAGGACAAGGAGAACTTTGTGGGCAAAATAACCGACGCTCGCAGCTTCATCTATGAG GAAAAACTGAAACAGTTCCAGGAGCgcctggtggaggagaggacgaAGCgtcgagaggagaggaagatccACCGCAAGGAGGACCGTCGCAACACCTTCTACCGCAATAAGGAGGAGGAGGCCCAGCGCATCCACGAGGAGCAGCTCAAGAAAG AGCGCGAGGAGCGTGAGCGCATCGAGCAGGAGGCGCGCGAGGCAGAGGAGGCGGTGTACCAGGAGCGCCTTGCCAAActggaggagcaggagaggaagcAGCGCGCCCGGCAGCAGGAGATTGAGGAGCGTGAGCgacgcagggaggaggagatgagggccccTGCAAGGTCCGAGGAGAAACCCAGAGGAGAAGCCAAG GACTGGGGCgctgagaaggaggagggaggaggaggatggaggaggcgCACCGAGGTTGAATCAGAGAGGCGTCGCCCTGTGCCTGATAA TGTCACCGTACAGGCTAA GGACTGGAGAGCCGAGGGCCGCGAGGATGTTGgcgaggacagagacagagagccacccttcaggagaggaggagatggccCTCGCCGTGGCGGAGACGATGACCGTGGACCCCCACGCAGGGGCTTCGGGGATGACGACCGCCCCCTGCGCAGAGGCATGGATGAGGACCGTCCACCAAGGAGAACCTTTGGGGATGATGACCGTGGTCCCAGAAGGGGAGGGGACGAGGACCGCGGTCCCCGCAGAGGCTTCGATGATGGCCCCCGCAGAGGCATGGATGAGTCCAGGGGCCCCAGACGCGGGGCTGATGATGACACCTGGGGccccaggagaggaggagatgacgaGAGGGGAGGGCCCCGTGACGACAAGCCATGGAAGCCTGCTGTCCGGCCCG GTGGTGGCTGGCGTGAGAGGGAAAAGGCCCGCGAGGAGAGCTGGGGTCCACCCCGCGAAGGTGGTGGCCGCAAGGAAGAcgaagagggcgagagggaggagagagaggaaaaacaggAGAGCGAACGCTTCCCAGAGCGCCGCCCacccaggtcagacacaca GGAGGagggtagtggaggtggtggtgcctGGAGAAGGCCAGGTGCTGATGAGGCGCCAAAGAAAAGCTGGAGAGACTCTGTTCGTCAGGAAGAGCCTGCCCGCGAGGACCGCCCTCCTATCCGTCGAGAGCGACCTGATCGCAGAGATGACCGTGACCGCCCCCCACCCAGCAGAGAGCCTGAAGAAG GAGGCAGCTCCTGGCGCCGTGCAGGTGACGACAAGCGTGAGGAGCGTAAAGAGGAACGTCCGATTCCTCCCAGACCCAGAGAGGGCGAGCGTGAAGAGGACGGAGAGAAGAGCTCCTGGCGCTccgagaaagacaaagagaacgCTGGTCGCCCTAAGAAGACCACCGACGAGACCGACGATGACGGCTGGACCACTGTGGCCCGCCGCTGA